CCAACCCCTCAATCGCTTCCCCAATCTTGGCCACACCCTCGTCCAGATCCCCCGAGAAATCGACCACCACGGTCTTGACCTCGGTTTTCCCGAACTTGGCGGCGATCGAATCCGACACGTCTTTGAGCTTCTCGGGGTTCCGACCGACGAGTACGAGGTTGAGGCCTCTGCGCGCGAGCTCAAAAGCGAAGCTTTTTCCAATGCCGTCAGTGGGTCCAGTCACGACAGCCCAAGATCCGTACTTTCTAAGATTTTTGGGAGGTCTGAGGAAATTGACGTAGACCCATCTGACAACAACGAACGCTAGTTTCAGAATCGTCAATAGTCCAACAAGAAAGAGCAGCGCGAACCATAGGGGTTGAACCCGTAGCCTGGAGATTATACAACATTCCATTTTAGGAATTTGATGGTGTGAATGATGAGAAAGATGATGGTATGGCTCAGGAGAAGCTTTTGGGTTTATGATGAGAACAATAAGAGCATTGAATTTATTATGATGATGACGGTGAGTGAAAGACAGGTGGTGAGAGGCAAGTGTGGGTGCGGTAGATGAGCGGAAAACCACCAGAATTAAGTAGAAAGTTGGCGCAGTACGGTGACATTCATTGAATATTCAAACCCCAAAATTGTTTTGCACACCATAAAATGTGACGAATCGGTTGTTTCATAAATCTATACCTCATTTTTCAATAGAACATTGGATATGAATATCgccaattgaaaaaatacatttttttattatgggtAAATCGTGAAACctaaaaagttttcaaatttattttttatttttcatgaactAAATTGACAGTGTTAgacaattaacaaaaaataaatgggTGAGGCCCGTTTTATTGTTGAAGTTGTGGGTGGACATGTTTGGTTTTGGGTTTGTTTGGTTGGAAGTGCAGTGGGTGGTGTAAAACTGGGAGCTGATAAAACCATTGAAAGGTTCATATTCTGGTAGAGCAGAAAAACATTTAGTTTATGTACGTTGTGTTGTGTTTAATatcatgattatgattatgattttgattatgattgtgattattttaatgataaataatacaATCAATGCACCTGTATTACGGTACTAAGTTAATGAAATAATCAAAGTGGAGCAGAAACTACATCCTTTAAAACCATAAAGACCTTCACACGAATTTTGttcaaaacagaaaagaaacttaaaataaGCAAGTactttatttttccatttcgaaataatcatataatcatcataaatataatattattataagtattataaaactttaataaatgtATCACACATGTAATTAGATATcactataaattttattttatatatgtagcATATAGTGTAAGTAATCCAAATTAAACAGTTTCACTTGCACACGATACTCAGTGATGTGATGTTGGTTCACATCACATCGCATCTAAAACCTAAAAATAGGTGGTCATGGAACTAAACAGATGATTTTGGGTATCATCAAAGCTTTATATTGGAATGTGCAATCCCAATTACATCCCTCTAAATAGTTATTTCGACACGAAATTATGATTATcatgttaattaataattatttttacattttaattttcaataatcTCTATCACATTTTCTGAATGAGTAGTGAATTAAGAGTTACACCAAGGACTACTGAAGAAGGGATCTATTTATTCCAGATGATGAATTTAAGTTTTATGACAAGAGTAAAACCTTGGTTAGTGTaaattaaatgaagaaaaaaaatattttttaaagccATTATAGATTAACTTTTTAAAGTTTGATACTTCCACCACATGTTAATTCAAAACTGTAAAGAAtgaaataaactattttttttcccCGTTGGTTACtagaaatagaaattaatattataaaatgttatctAGAAGTTAATTTTGAACTTACAAAACTTAGATAAAGaatgttctaatatttattaatgaaattaatactTGATTATTAAAGTAGACAATTGAATGtggtgaaataaatatttaattttaaataaaatgttatcaCATACTTGAAATATAACCAATATAGATGAAATATTTTGGTGTAGAAATTTATCAGAAATTAGTAATcgaaaataatatatatcgTTTCAtatgtttagaaataaaatatattacagcTTTCTAATAGATTTGTTAGCACTACAAAATAACAAATGTTTTTCATTGATCTATTAATAAATGGCAAATACTGTTATTtcgaaataaaatatattataattttttattaatttgtagaCAACAAAAAGTATGTTatcatatattttcaaaatatagtatattatgattttatatttaatttattaaaaacatgttgTCACATTAATCTATGTATAGACATAGAATTGAAAAAAGAAGTTATTATTCAGAATGTCATCATCAAATACATATCTACATGAGttatttgttattcttttattttatatggtttatatataaaatatacctttcattttttacattaaattatcacttttttacaaataaaaaattagataaattttgtataaaagattatataacATTTGAAACTCATGGGATTTTCAATCTGACCAACCAATAAACTTTAATGCTGTCTCAActagtataaatttttataataaattgcTAATCTATGCTGCAAATGgagttgaaaaatatttttagaagaacCAGAAAAAATGGCAAAGCAAATATTCAAACACTACTAAATTAAGTAAGCACAGACCAATCAGAACACTGGTGGGGAGCAGGTGAACTTCCAAaagtaaaattcaagaaagaaaaatataattatttcactAATCACCCACAAAGACTTAGTAATTTGAACTGTAATCTTGATTAATGATGTTTGGTTATTGGGAATCAGATGCAGCTAATGATGTTTCTTTAGCCTTGTTGGAGTCCTTGGAGAGTCCTTTTGCacgaaaataaagaaaatatcgTAACATGTAGGAATCCATGAGTGCATGAGGAATTGCTCTTATGAGAAAACCTTGCACAGAATGAAGAAAGTATGGCTCAACCAGTTTTTCATATCCAATCCACCTTGTGCATGTTTTGCTGTACAATTCTGGTGTTGGCACAAAAACTGATTTCTTCATTTTGGTCATTTTGGTTGACACAAATAATGGAAcctgtatgtatgtatataactCAGCAACCACATAAAAAATCATCACAGACAGTTATTTTGTTAtgtgtaatatattatttgattatgttCTAATTCTTGCATGCTCTGTTTTAACTTTACCATTCAAAATTACagttcaaaacagattaaaacAGAAACTAAAACGAGTTTATGAAGAACATAGCGAGGTAATTAATGAATGCTATTTGCAGCAAATGATGATACTCCAGAACCAAACAATCAGAACGTCAAAAGGGTATGGAAGATCCATGATGAAATAATTTCaaagagaaagtgaagagaagATGCAAAAGAGAACCACCTGACACTGGATATCAATTCCTTGATGCTTATACTCCAAACTGATGCATCTGGAGAACATGGCTAGGTATCTGAAAAACATAGGAAGTTCATCTCAGATCTGGATTCACAATTTTTCattcaactaaaaataaaatcataactcgGCTAGTGAAAACATATCTGCTTCaacatcattttctttttatttttcagttgaaTTTGTAGGAAAAAGGACAAGATGATAAGGAGAAAAGTAGGTAAGTGCATGAAGGTTTATCTCATTGAAATATCTGTTCAACATATGATATATTCAATCCAAAATTGAAGAATTGGTAAGATcttcaaaaaaatattcatgttGGAGGAAAGAAAACGCAAAGGAGATTTCCCTATCAACGTCTAGATCCCTTGCAAATGAAAATGGAGCTACATTTCCATTCTTAGCATTGTTTGGACAGAAAAGAAAGACATAAAACTGAACAAATTAAAGTGAGATTTCATAAAAGACGCAAGATCCTTCAAACAAAGAACATTCCCACCTAAAAACCCTAGCATGTGCATGATACATGGAACTGGAGAATGGAACAAACTTAACCATGAACCAACTTACCCTTTTGTAGCAGCATAGAGAGTGACTAGAGGGTATGATGGAAGCACCACAGAAGAACCAGAACCAATGTTCACTATAGCACCCTTTTTCTTCTTGAGCATGGACGGAATCACAGCCTTTGTGATCCAAGTTGTTGcctccaaattcactttcaCAATAGCATCCATAAGCTCCAAATCAACTTCATGAAAGAATCTCGCATAAGGGTAAGCCAAACCAGCACCATTAACAAGCAAACCCACATCCAAACCATCTATTGCTTCCTCTATTCTCTTAGCGATTTCCTCTCCACTAACTTTCTGCATATCTATGACCACAAACTTGACCTCAACACCATGTCTCTCTCTTATTTCCTTCAATGTCGTCTCGAGTTTCAGAGGGTTTCGACCAACCAAGAGAAGGTTGAGTCCCTTGGATGCAAATTCAAAAGCCATGGCCTTGCCAATTCCATCAGTGGATCCAGTGATTATAGCCCAAGAACCATATTCTTTGAGATTCTTTGGTGGCCTCAAGAACATCACCCACACCCACTTGAGAAATTTGACAAACACCTTGCACACACAAATGAAGCCTATGGTGCTTGTTGCCACAAGAAACCTGTCCAACCCCTCCATTTTCTTTCAGCCAAATTGCAACAAATCTCGTGACTTTCTAATACTTTAACCCTATCCCCATCagaaatggaaagaaaaaaaggaaaattctaaattatttaCTCAACTCAAATATTCTGGAATatcaatttcttaaataaatctTTGTACAacaaaagaataattattttttgttctgGACATAAAAAAAAGCTTGGATTCAATAAATGAAAATCTTTAACGGAAACTTCGGAGACTGCATAATATGTGACTGAATCACGCAGTTAATGTGGGTGAGTTTGTAATAATGATGTTTTTTAAGGAGACATAGTAGCAGTGCACATTTATCAACCAatagtcatattaatttatCTAAACTATTACGCTATttgtaaaagtataaaatagGTATATATCTCACATGGAAATATAcatttgtcatttttcttttaatattttcatgtatcttatatagtataatatttgCAACGAAGCTTAAAATGtcataaaataaagttatatacaCTGGTATGATAATACATTAtgtacttttaaatattattagattttaatattgttattttttatcagTGGTATCGTGCtaattcattattaatatatCTACTTGTAGtgttaaataatgaaaaataagaaatataaattgtGCAATAATTACACTATATGTGAACGACAGTCTCAAATCATCTTTTGTAATTGGTTAACTGTAAATAAAAGGGAACCAATTGGGTtcagaattatatatatatatatatatatatatatatatatactgataaaaaaaagtatatataaatatttaa
This sequence is a window from Vigna angularis cultivar LongXiaoDou No.4 chromosome 2, ASM1680809v1, whole genome shotgun sequence. Protein-coding genes within it:
- the LOC108328129 gene encoding very-long-chain 3-oxoacyl-CoA reductase 1, whose product is MEGLDRFLVATSTIGFICVCKVFVKFLKWVWVMFLRPPKNLKEYGSWAIITGSTDGIGKAMAFEFASKGLNLLLVGRNPLKLETTLKEIRERHGVEVKFVVIDMQKVSGEEIAKRIEEAIDGLDVGLLVNGAGLAYPYARFFHEVDLELMDAIVKVNLEATTWITKAVIPSMLKKKKGAIVNIGSGSSVVLPSYPLVTLYAATKGYLAMFSRCISLEYKHQGIDIQCQVPLFVSTKMTKMKKSVFVPTPELYSKTCTRWIGYEKLVEPYFLHSVQGFLIRAIPHALMDSYMLRYFLYFRAKGLSKDSNKAKETSLAASDSQ